CCACACAATGATAACTGGGGTCCAGGCGGCGGTCGCGCTCGATGTCAACAATCTCTTCAAAACTCAAATTATTGTGAGTGGCTGAATGGTGAATAACGATGTACTGGGGATTTTTCTTCCGGAGGCCGTGACCCGGGCGATTGGGGTAAATTCCGCCATCGTAATGAATCGCCTCAAATTCTTTTTGACTGCCCCCTAAAACCGGTTCTTTCTGCGGCGTTTCCGACAACGGCAGCGCCTGGTTTTTTGCGTTTTCCCGGGCTTTTTGCAAGAAATTAATCAGGTCATGAATAGGCTGGCTGCCCCCGCTTATCAACATTCCCGAAAGCAAAATGTCCACCCAGGGCGCGATTTGTCCCTGAGTAAACCCCATCATCTCCAAAATACGCAAGTTTCCTTTCCAGCAGAGCAGAACCCCCAAAACAATTCCAATGCTTTGTAAAATGAGCCGTTTTTGAAGTTTAAGCTTTTTTTCCAGCTCCGGCAAATTTTGTTGTGAAAAACCGCTCAGGCGGTATCCCAACGGTACATTTCCCCTAAAGAGACCGGTGGTCTCAAAGGTAATGGCAACAAATTCAAGAATCCGCTCCAGCACGGTGGCTGGCGCCAGAAACTTCAAAATAACGGCCAGAAGGTGGTCTAATGACGGCATATTTTGACTCTTTCGATTGGAATGAGGGTCCTGTTCCTCATGCGTTGAAAAAAACGTTGAAGACGGGGCCACCGGTAAAATGGGCTTCAATTGAATGGGAGAAAAGCAAAAAGGCACAAACAAAACCTTGTTGTGCCCTTTTGCAAAAATAGCTCCTATTCCCGATCATCCGGCATTATTGATATATCAGAATAAACTTCGATTATTGAAGAGGCTTTTTTAACTCTTCTTTTAACAGTTTACCCGGTTTAAAATGTGTCTTTCTGCGGGGGGGCACGTAAACGATTTCCCCGGTTTTGGGATTTCGTGCTTTTGGTTTGGCTTTGGTTGTTTTCACCTCAAATACACCAAAATCTCGAATTTCAATACGAACTTCAGGATTTGCTTCTGCCATAATTTGACGGAGCGTCGTGAAGAGAGTTGAAACAATTTTTTCAGTCAAAGGAAGTTTTTCTCCTACCTCTTTGGCTACCCGCTTGGCAATATCCCGTTTCGTAACCGTTTTCTTCATAAACCCTACCTCCTTGTTTAGATTTCAATAATTTATCTAAAAATAAAAATTTAATTCTTAAAAAGCAAGAGAAAATTTTCCTGAAATTCAAGAAAATTTAAAACGCGGGAAAGAGTACTTCACCAAATTCAGGGGGACAGCCGGGAACGGCAAAAAACACAAAATGATCCAATCGGATTTTGTATGATTGGCCCCGGTTAAACTGCGGGGACAACTAAGGAGGCGCCGCAAATGGCGCCTCTCCAAATTGTGCAATCGTTCACCGGAAATAAGATCTTCTTTGCCTTCTCAGCCGAAGGCCTCCGGTTGAAAACCCGCTGGCTGCAAAATCTACTTCTCTGATTTTTCCACGAGTGAATAAATGGTTGGAATGAACACCAGCGTCAGAAAGGTGGCCATAATCAGCCCCCCGATGACGGTAATGGCCATCGGCGACCGCACCTCAGAACCCTCCCCCAGGCCAAGTGCCAGGGGCAGCAGGCCCAGAACCGTTGTTGTAGCGGTCATTAAGATTGGGCGAAGCCGCACTTTTCCGGCTTCAACAATGGCCTCAAATTTGGGCATTTTTTCAACCCGCCGCAAATGGTTAATATAATCAACCAGCACAATGGCATTGTTCACCACAATTCCGGCCAGCATGATCACACCAATCAGAACCACCACGCTGATGGTTTCCTGAAAAATAAAAAGCGTAAAAAAGACACCAACCAATCCAAAGGGAATCGTAAACATGATTACAAAGGGGTGCAGGAGTGATTCAAACTGAGAGGCCATGACGAGATAAACCAGAAAAATTGCCAGAAAAATGGCAAATTTCATGCTTTCGAAAGAAACGGACATTTCGGCATTCTGTCCGCCGATTCTCACGCGCGTTTCCGGTGGAAGCTCAATTTTTGAAAGGGCTTTCCGGATATCGCGGGCGGCACTTCCGAGATCCCTGCCCTCCACATTGGCCGAAATAACCGCCACGCGCTCCTGATCGATTCGGCGAATCTCGCTGGGTCCCCGCTCAATCGAAATACTGGCTACCGAAAACAGGGGCACCGGCACCGAACTCCCCGGATTGACAATAATGCGTTTCAGAGCCTCAATGGTGCGCCGGTCCTGTTTTTTGGCCCGAACACGGACATCGATCTTTCGGTCCCGCCGGTTCAACTGTGTGGCCACATCCCCCTGAATTTCATTGCGAATAAGACTGGCAATTGAGCCGATGTCGGTGCCAAGCTGAGCCACACGATTTCGATTAAATTGAATTTGAATTTCCGGATTTCCCCCTTCCATGGTCGATTTCACATCCACGAGGCCCGGGATTTCTCGCATCGTCGAAGCGATATGTTTGCTCAGAGCATCCAGCACATCCAGATTGTACCCCTGTACTTCCACTTCAATTGGCGTTTTAAAGCTGAAATAGCTGGGGCGGGAAAACTCGACACCCACGCCCGGCAGGCTTTCCCACTTCTTTCGCAAGTCCTCCATGACCCGCGTTTCCTTTTCTTTCAAAATTCCGGGTTTTAATTTGACCAGAAGCTGCCCCAGATTTTCCTGTTCCTCAGAAGCCGAAACCCCCGTTTGTGTAATTGACCCCGCGACGGCATAAATCCTCAAAATCCGGGCATCCTGTGACCCCATTGCCATCATGGTCTGAATGGTTCGATCCGTTTCTTCAAGGGGTGTCCCCACCGGAAGTTTGACATCCACGATGAACTCTCCCTGACTCATTTCCGGAATCAGCTCGGTACCCAGGCTGAGGTAAGCCAGATACGACAATCCGAAAAGAGCCAGGGCAATGACCACGGTCTGTAACCGGTGGGTCAATGCCCATCTGATCGTG
Above is a genomic segment from Calditrichota bacterium containing:
- a CDS encoding N-acetylmuramoyl-L-alanine amidase, producing MPSLDHLLAVILKFLAPATVLERILEFVAITFETTGLFRGNVPLGYRLSGFSQQNLPELEKKLKLQKRLILQSIGIVLGVLLCWKGNLRILEMMGFTQGQIAPWVDILLSGMLISGGSQPIHDLINFLQKARENAKNQALPLSETPQKEPVLGGSQKEFEAIHYDGGIYPNRPGHGLRKKNPQYIVIHHSATHNNLSFEEIVDIERDRRLDPSYHCVVTRDGSLHNYCRWDSVGYHVKRGNKISNGNSLGICFVGNFSTDPSAPGNNASGKFGPPVPSDAQMEQGARQIALWTKIYGIPVTNIVRHRDVKRGHTDCPGNNFPFDALITRVKNTLQQWEQNPEFDSFVASFRKKKFVLIPESDGGVA
- a CDS encoding integration host factor subunit beta gives rise to the protein MKKTVTKRDIAKRVAKEVGEKLPLTEKIVSTLFTTLRQIMAEANPEVRIEIRDFGVFEVKTTKAKPKARNPKTGEIVYVPPRRKTHFKPGKLLKEELKKPLQ